From a single Bacillus pseudomycoides DSM 12442 genomic region:
- a CDS encoding dihydrofolate reductase family protein: protein MSNNVRQRRIILDLAVTLDGFIEGKNGEVDWCIMDSEMGFIDFLNQIDTILYGRKSYDLWGQFTPGIEGTKAEKEVWELVHSKEKYVFSRTQKGIDNKAIFINDNILEEVNKLKKKSGKDIWLYGGASLITTFISLGLVDEFRLSVHPVILGEGKPLFIDIKQRLNLKMVNTRTFSSGVVQLIYHLNEN from the coding sequence ATGTCCAATAACGTAAGACAAAGAAGAATAATTTTAGATTTAGCAGTTACTTTAGATGGTTTTATTGAAGGGAAAAATGGGGAAGTTGATTGGTGTATCATGGACTCTGAGATGGGGTTTATTGATTTCTTAAATCAAATTGATACTATTTTATATGGAAGAAAAAGCTACGATTTATGGGGACAATTTACTCCAGGAATTGAAGGTACCAAAGCTGAAAAAGAAGTTTGGGAATTAGTTCACAGTAAAGAAAAATATGTGTTTTCTAGAACACAAAAAGGGATTGATAATAAAGCAATATTCATAAATGATAATATTCTTGAAGAAGTAAATAAATTAAAGAAAAAGTCTGGTAAAGACATTTGGCTATATGGCGGAGCAAGTCTAATTACAACATTTATCAGCTTAGGGCTTGTGGATGAATTTAGATTATCTGTTCACCCTGTTATTTTGGGAGAAGGAAAACCGTTGTTTATTGATATAAAGCAGAGGTTGAATTTAAAAATGGTTAATACAAGAACGTTCTCCTCTGGCGTTGTGCAACTAATCTATCATTTGAATGAGAATTGA